One genomic segment of Deinococcus terrestris includes these proteins:
- a CDS encoding acetyl-CoA C-acetyltransferase, whose protein sequence is MSKADTLVITAARRTPIGSFMGTLADVSAVDLGVTATRAILEGVNPDEVADVIVGNVLQAGQGMNVARQIAIKSGLPHHVPGQTVNRVCGSGLQAVVSAVQGLKSGDGQLYLAGGTESMSGAPFLLPRARQGYRLGHVQALDSILSDGLTDVFHDVHMGITAENIAEDWNLSREEQDAFAVESQRRAAAATESGAFVDEVIPVEVPGKKGPTLFEKDEYVRPGTTAETLAKLRPAFKKDGTVTAGNASGLNDGAAMLAVTTEGYARANSLPILAEITSYAAIGVDPRIMGIGPAKAVPVALERAGMSVSDVDLFELNEAFAAQSLAVVRDLGVDPAQVNVTGGAIALGHPIGASGARVLVTLIHALRRSGKETGVASLCIGGGMGIAMVVRARG, encoded by the coding sequence ATGAGCAAGGCAGACACTCTAGTCATTACGGCGGCGCGGCGCACGCCCATCGGCAGCTTCATGGGCACCCTCGCGGACGTCTCGGCGGTGGACCTCGGCGTGACGGCGACGCGGGCGATCCTGGAAGGCGTGAACCCGGACGAGGTCGCGGACGTGATCGTCGGCAACGTGTTGCAAGCCGGACAGGGCATGAATGTGGCGCGGCAGATCGCCATCAAGTCCGGCCTGCCCCACCACGTGCCGGGGCAGACGGTCAACCGGGTCTGCGGCTCGGGCCTCCAGGCGGTCGTGAGCGCCGTGCAGGGCTTGAAATCGGGCGACGGTCAGCTCTACCTCGCGGGCGGCACCGAGAGCATGAGCGGCGCCCCCTTTCTGCTCCCCCGCGCCCGGCAGGGCTACCGCCTGGGGCATGTGCAGGCGCTCGACTCCATCCTCTCGGACGGCCTGACCGACGTGTTCCACGACGTGCACATGGGCATCACCGCCGAGAACATCGCCGAGGACTGGAACCTCTCGCGGGAGGAGCAGGACGCGTTTGCGGTGGAAAGCCAGCGCCGGGCGGCGGCGGCCACCGAGTCGGGGGCCTTCGTGGACGAGGTTATCCCTGTCGAGGTTCCCGGCAAGAAGGGACCGACCCTCTTCGAGAAAGACGAGTACGTGCGCCCCGGCACCACCGCCGAGACGCTCGCCAAGCTGCGCCCCGCCTTCAAGAAGGACGGCACCGTGACGGCCGGAAACGCCTCGGGCCTGAACGACGGCGCGGCGATGCTGGCCGTGACGACCGAGGGCTACGCGCGGGCGAACAGCCTGCCCATCCTGGCCGAGATCACGAGTTACGCGGCCATCGGGGTGGACCCCCGCATCATGGGCATTGGTCCGGCGAAGGCCGTGCCCGTCGCGCTGGAGCGGGCAGGCATGAGCGTCAGTGACGTGGACCTCTTCGAATTGAACGAGGCCTTTGCCGCCCAGAGCCTCGCGGTGGTGCGCGACCTCGGGGTGGACCCCGCGCAGGTCAACGTGACGGGTGGGGCCATCGCGCTGGGGCATCCCATCGGGGCGTCGGGCGCCCGCGTGCTCGTGACCCTGATTCACGCGCTGCGCCGCTCGGGCAAGGAGACTGGGGTCGCCAGCCTGTGTATCGGCGGCGGCATGGGCATCGCAATGGTGGTGCGGGCACGGGGCTGA
- the dcd gene encoding dCTP deaminase gives MSILPDWRIRELAHAGMIEPFEDRLVRTAKQGHVISYGLSSFGYDLRCADEWKVFTNAHGNTIVDPKAFDERAFIDITAPEIIIPPNSFVLARSVEYMKIPENVMVVALGKSTYARVGIVANVTPLEPGWEGHVTLEFSNTTPLPAKMYAFEGCVQLLFFEGERPEVTYGDRGGKYQGQQGVTLPRL, from the coding sequence ATGAGCATCCTTCCCGACTGGCGCATCCGCGAGCTGGCCCACGCGGGCATGATCGAGCCCTTCGAGGACCGGCTGGTCCGCACCGCCAAGCAGGGCCACGTGATCAGCTATGGCCTGTCCAGCTTCGGCTACGACCTGCGCTGCGCCGACGAGTGGAAGGTGTTTACCAACGCGCACGGCAACACCATCGTGGACCCCAAGGCGTTCGACGAGCGGGCCTTTATCGACATCACGGCGCCGGAGATCATCATTCCGCCGAACTCGTTTGTCCTGGCCCGCAGCGTGGAATATATGAAAATCCCGGAGAATGTCATGGTCGTGGCCCTGGGAAAAAGCACGTATGCGCGTGTGGGCATTGTGGCAAATGTGACGCCTTTAGAGCCCGGCTGGGAGGGCCATGTCACGCTGGAGTTTTCCAACACCACGCCCCTCCCGGCCAAGATGTACGCCTTCGAGGGTTGCGTGCAGCTCCTGTTTTTTGAAGGCGAGCGGCCAGAAGTGACGTATGGCGACCGGGGCGGCAAATACCAGGGGCAGCAAGGCGTGACCCTGCCCCGGCTGTGA
- a CDS encoding metallophosphoesterase family protein, translating into MRLAVLSDVHGNAPALEAVLRELRAESPDLVVNLGDQVEGSADPARAAALQYELARAGALEVRGNNEEKFWPGGRRSALSRAYGAWLETQLDAATRARLAALPLTARTPDGCVFACHGTPESAWDSLLWVWQSEGEGRGFYRARDPRTLRAVVAPLNAEVVLCGHTHRPGATRVGDTLVVNAGAVSDQVDGDPRARWTLLERCSGHWTVDFRAVEYDVEAAVRWSQSHSPFGEGEAALLRSGTFDVRGG; encoded by the coding sequence GTGAGGCTGGCCGTTCTCAGCGACGTTCATGGCAATGCTCCCGCGCTGGAGGCGGTGCTGCGCGAGCTGCGGGCCGAGTCGCCCGACCTGGTGGTCAATCTGGGCGATCAGGTGGAGGGCTCGGCAGACCCGGCCCGTGCCGCCGCCCTTCAGTACGAACTGGCGCGGGCCGGGGCACTGGAGGTGCGCGGCAACAATGAGGAGAAGTTCTGGCCGGGTGGGCGCCGCTCGGCACTCTCACGGGCCTACGGCGCTTGGCTGGAAACGCAACTGGACGCGGCGACGCGGGCGCGGCTCGCGGCCCTTCCTCTGACTGCCCGCACGCCGGATGGCTGCGTGTTCGCCTGCCATGGCACCCCGGAGAGCGCCTGGGACAGCCTGCTGTGGGTCTGGCAGTCGGAGGGTGAGGGAAGAGGCTTCTACCGTGCCCGTGACCCCCGCACCCTGCGTGCCGTCGTCGCGCCGCTGAACGCCGAGGTGGTCCTGTGCGGCCATACCCACCGCCCCGGCGCGACGCGGGTGGGCGATACGCTCGTCGTGAACGCAGGCGCCGTCAGCGATCAGGTGGACGGGGACCCCCGCGCCCGCTGGACCCTGCTGGAGCGCTGTTCGGGGCACTGGACGGTGGACTTCCGCGCTGTGGAGTATGACGTGGAGGCGGCGGTGCGTTGGTCGCAGTCGCACAGCCCGTTCGGGGAGGGCGAGGCCGCGCTGCTCCGCTCGGGCACCTT
- a CDS encoding DoxX family protein, whose translation MTTEVSRPTPGVLALAALFVGAGALHFIAPRPFDRIVPPGLPIPARTATLLSGAAEVVGGLGLLHPATRPAARWGLLALLAAVFPANVHMAQHPQRFQPLPGWALWARLPLQPLLMWAVWRAGRR comes from the coding sequence ATGACCACCGAAGTCTCCCGCCCCACCCCCGGCGTGCTGGCCCTCGCGGCGCTGTTCGTGGGGGCGGGCGCCCTGCATTTCATCGCTCCGCGTCCCTTCGACCGGATCGTGCCGCCGGGGCTGCCCATCCCCGCCCGAACGGCCACCCTGCTCAGCGGCGCGGCTGAGGTCGTGGGCGGGCTGGGACTGCTGCACCCGGCGACCCGGCCTGCGGCCCGCTGGGGCCTGCTCGCGCTGCTGGCCGCCGTCTTTCCCGCAAACGTGCATATGGCGCAGCACCCACAGCGCTTCCAGCCCCTGCCGGGGTGGGCGCTGTGGGCACGCTTGCCCCTCCAACCGCTGCTGATGTGGGCGGTCTGGCGGGCTGGGCGCCGCTGA
- a CDS encoding ankyrin repeat domain-containing protein — protein sequence MTLDAQTALFQAIHANNEEGVRLLIAAEPELLTARSPSGLSPVLFAAYYVRPRIVRLLVEAGAPLSVYEAAATGEVGTLKAHLDADPEGVNGLSPDGFSPLGLAAFFGHEETAAELLERGADPNRPSENPMRVRPLHSAAAGNHTGLARRLIAARADVNAPQQDAFTPLMAAAQNGNAELAELLLAAGADPAAHTADGRDAADLAREEGHAALADRLAGALLG from the coding sequence ATGACCCTCGACGCCCAGACGGCCCTTTTCCAGGCGATTCACGCGAACAACGAGGAGGGGGTGCGCCTCCTGATCGCGGCCGAACCGGAACTGCTGACCGCCCGCAGCCCCAGCGGCCTCTCTCCCGTCCTCTTCGCCGCGTATTACGTTCGTCCCCGGATCGTGCGCCTGCTGGTGGAGGCCGGAGCGCCGCTGAGCGTGTACGAGGCGGCGGCCACCGGGGAAGTGGGCACGCTCAAGGCCCATCTGGACGCCGACCCGGAGGGGGTGAATGGCCTCAGCCCCGACGGGTTCTCCCCGCTGGGGCTGGCCGCCTTCTTCGGCCACGAGGAGACAGCCGCCGAACTGCTGGAGCGCGGGGCGGACCCGAACCGGCCCAGCGAGAACCCGATGCGGGTGCGGCCCCTGCACTCGGCCGCCGCTGGAAATCACACGGGCCTGGCCCGGCGACTGATCGCGGCGCGAGCGGACGTCAACGCCCCGCAGCAGGACGCCTTCACGCCGCTGATGGCGGCGGCGCAGAATGGCAACGCCGAGCTGGCCGAACTTCTGCTCGCGGCGGGGGCCGATCCGGCGGCCCACACGGCGGACGGACGGGACGCGGCGGACCTTGCCCGCGAGGAGGGGCACGCGGCGCTAGCGGACCGATTGGCGGGGGCGCTGCTCGGCTGA
- a CDS encoding acyl-CoA thioesterase: MTRPVPHTRANYPHHHPTPTRWADNDVYGHVNNVTYYAYFDTAVNAYLAARRALDVQAGAVIGLVVETGCAFFAPAAFPDLLSVGVRVAHLGRSSVRYELAVFREGEDAACAQGHFVHVYVDRGTRRPVPLPDSLLTALDSLLTGK, translated from the coding sequence ATGACCCGGCCTGTCCCGCACACCCGCGCCAACTACCCCCACCACCACCCCACCCCGACCCGCTGGGCCGACAACGACGTGTACGGCCACGTCAACAATGTCACCTATTACGCCTATTTCGACACCGCCGTGAACGCCTACCTCGCTGCGCGGAGGGCTCTGGACGTGCAGGCGGGGGCCGTGATCGGGCTGGTCGTGGAGACGGGCTGCGCCTTTTTCGCCCCGGCCGCTTTTCCGGACCTCCTGAGCGTGGGCGTGCGCGTGGCGCACCTCGGGCGCAGCAGCGTGCGCTATGAGCTGGCGGTCTTCCGGGAGGGAGAGGACGCGGCCTGCGCCCAGGGGCATTTCGTGCATGTGTACGTGGACCGGGGAACGAGGCGGCCGGTGCCGCTGCCGGACTCCCTGCTCACCGCGTTGGACTCCCTGCTCACCGGCAAGTAA
- a CDS encoding GNAT family N-acetyltransferase, whose protein sequence is MIRPRTPADFPALERALRAVHEAEGYPRRWPADPAAWFQPAGALGAWVAAVPGSEVSGHVLLRPPPADATAQAAAVATGLPVQGLAFAARLFVVPAARGVGLGAALLTTAREEARRLGLLAALDVDTESLAAVALYDRLGWHRVATVPDAWQVAQGTDASLHVYVAPE, encoded by the coding sequence GTGATCCGCCCCCGCACGCCAGCCGACTTCCCCGCGCTGGAGCGGGCGCTGCGGGCGGTTCATGAGGCGGAAGGCTACCCCCGGCGCTGGCCCGCCGACCCGGCCGCGTGGTTCCAGCCTGCCGGAGCCCTGGGCGCGTGGGTGGCTGCCGTGCCGGGCAGCGAGGTCAGCGGCCACGTCCTCCTGCGCCCTCCACCTGCCGACGCCACGGCGCAGGCGGCGGCGGTAGCGACGGGCCTCCCGGTGCAGGGGCTGGCCTTCGCAGCGCGGCTGTTCGTGGTGCCCGCCGCAAGGGGCGTGGGGCTGGGGGCGGCGCTGCTGACCACGGCCCGCGAGGAGGCGCGGCGCCTGGGCCTCCTGGCCGCCCTTGACGTGGACACGGAGTCGCTGGCCGCCGTCGCCCTGTACGACCGGCTGGGCTGGCACCGGGTCGCCACCGTACCCGACGCCTGGCAGGTCGCGCAGGGGACGGACGCCTCCTTGCACGTCTACGTCGCGCCGGAGTGA
- a CDS encoding DoxX family membrane protein — translation MTAPTSAPTRIVTEPGISQFLFADTRLAPLWAILRIYVGWQWLNAGWHKVTDPAWVGPQAGTAVTGFLQGALAKTTGERPSVSGWYGSFIENFALPNATLFSYLVAFGEVAVGIALILGLLTGVAAFFGGLMNANFLLAGTLSSNPILFILATWLVLAWRVAGWWGLDRWVLPKLGVISVPRQKVRDIQVPQPPRTT, via the coding sequence ATGACTGCCCCGACATCTGCCCCCACCCGCATCGTCACCGAGCCCGGCATCTCGCAGTTTCTGTTCGCCGACACCCGCCTCGCGCCCCTGTGGGCCATCCTGCGCATCTACGTCGGCTGGCAATGGCTGAACGCCGGTTGGCACAAGGTCACCGATCCCGCCTGGGTCGGTCCGCAGGCTGGAACCGCCGTGACCGGCTTCCTGCAAGGTGCCCTGGCCAAGACCACGGGCGAGCGGCCCTCGGTGTCGGGCTGGTACGGCTCGTTCATCGAGAACTTTGCCCTGCCCAACGCGACCCTGTTCTCCTACCTCGTGGCCTTCGGGGAGGTGGCGGTGGGCATCGCCCTGATCCTGGGCCTGCTGACGGGCGTCGCCGCCTTCTTCGGCGGCCTGATGAACGCGAACTTCCTGCTCGCGGGGACCCTCTCGAGTAACCCCATCCTGTTCATCCTGGCCACCTGGCTGGTGCTGGCGTGGCGGGTGGCCGGATGGTGGGGCCTGGACCGCTGGGTGCTGCCGAAGCTCGGCGTGATCAGTGTCCCCAGGCAGAAGGTCCGCGACATTCAAGTTCCTCAGCCCCCACGCACCACTTAA